The genomic segment agagggttttacctctgctatgagctaggagtgtttcctagtgaacgggatttaccgttcgtcgttgagagggctttacctctttgACTCGTCGTGCAGTTTCCatataccttttcataaaggccttcaaagtttctccCTTTTCCTGCTTAGTATTTACCAATTCTGCTGGCGTTACTTCCTGATTACGATTGGAGGCGTATTGCCTTTTAAAAAGATTTTCCACAGTGGCGAAGCAATCCACCGTGTTTGGGGGAAGAGTGTTATACCACTCTAATGCTTCGTCCTTGAGTGATAAGGAGAAGGCTCTGCACATAACCGGATCACTGTCCGTGTAGAACACCATTGCATTGGTTAAAATCCTGAGATGATTGTCGGGGTCCGTCGAGCCATCGTACTTATCCAATACAGGAGGGTTCTTCTCTGGCATTGGAGCTTGCATGACGATCGCAGTGAAAGGGAGCAGACTGGAGGGCCGATCGGTTCGTAAGGGGGACGGTTCCCTTCTTCCCCGATCGTTCGGGTCAGTATGCCGAGATGGCTGCTGATTACGACTTCCAGCGTTATCATTGTGTTGGTTGTTACCCCGATCGGCTGTGGACTCCGAGTGTTGAGTTGACCGCTCGACACGACCTCGTTCTGCTCTCAACATTGTAATTTCCTCTGCGTGTCGTCGCTGCATCTCCTGCTGTGCGTGCGTTTGTGCTTGTATGGTTCTGGCCTGTGCCTGTATTTGCGCCTGCATCTGCGCTATCAAATCTCTGGTGTGTTGCTCTTcctccatgctcctcgtggtcaccatttgGGTTTGCCGCTCGGCctcacggtgggcgccaaaatgtttcggtggaaAGTTTTGGGACCGAGAAACTAACCTGTTGATGCGCCTGTGCCGCTCGCTCGCCTCCAAACTCCAGCTGTTGGTCGATCGGTGTTGACGcaagccgatcggtctccttttgAACGAgggtggatgtacctgcaaaaggtactccgacgcccaagttaggcgtgtgatttgaagagcctcggctcttggttgaatGTTTAGTGAATGTTTATCACTACTGAGTATTGGAGAATAACGTAGAGTAAAaaatgcgtaagtggaacgtacctggtcTTTGGccttggctttgtatttataatttacctcatggatcttAAGCTgttgatataagcccaataaaatataaacagaataaaatataaacagattacctgaatatccggttggttgtttgtaaccgtTCGgttcggttaatattttatacgatACACCTATAATCTGTATTCTATAACTAATTCGGAACCTATGGTCAACTTAAAGTTAATTATGTTTAGATAAAATTACTTAGAAGTTATTTAGATTTCATCTTGTTTATAAACCAACCGTATGTTCAAAGAGAATATCCTCACATTCATGAAATATATTTGTCCAAATTTGTCTCGCATTTAATAAGTTATGATATGTTTCTCAATATTTTCTATGGTTAATACTTTCTCTCGCTTTTCTTACTTTATTGCTATTGGATCAGATTTGCACTTTTCATGGATCCACATGTTATGGCAATGCAAAGAGCACTGTGCTCATTGGGCTTTGTTTCTTCAAGCTATTATGCATGAAGTGAAGTCTTTacaagtgtgtgtgtgtgtatatatatatatattagtgtgACTTTTCTGGTGTTTATgttttaatgattaatttttattgaaaactttgatttatcatatttaataatttttcttctaactatttaattttcatttgtaaaCTTAAATCTAAAATTGTATATTTGAATTAGTTATTTCAACGGCTTCTTGATCATATAGTGTGTACTCTCATTTTGGCTAATCTAATTTTTTCAAAAGGTTTATTTAAGGTTTTCAAaaggtttttcaaaatatttaggCATATTTATTTGAGgtcttaataaatatttttgtttattaagtactcataattttatatttttcatttgagtttctgttatttattttttcttttaattagatgatttgaatgttatttTGATGGACCATCTTGATTGTTTGTCTTCACaaattaaaacacataaaaaaatgataatatagaatgatattacaattaatttaaaatgacagttgacttttattattcttattaaaattGTCTTGAATAACAAAATTGTCATATTCTTTGATAATTTCTATGTCATCACATAAAGGGTGTGTTCCTTTCAAGATATTTACTATTTGTGATAGAGTAAATAGGGttgaacaaaatatttacagcCGCCCGAAATTGAcaaaactaaaagataaaattagtgTAGGGTTCGGTTTCATTCAAATTCGGgttataatgaataaaatatagtaaaagcAGATTTTAAAGGTTGGGtcaaaagttaaattaaaaatttatgaataccCAACCCGTGTAATAGTTTATCATAGATTAATGGTTGTCGATAAATTTTCAGGTAAAATGGTTATAAATGagtaagtttttatattttttcaaaattaaagaaaataaaaaaagataatatcaaataaatggaaaaaatttaTGTCTCAAAATATATTATCCTTTATCGTAACCTTTACTGTATATAGCCTTTTTAAACTCCAGATATGGAAACTTCTTCCCAAAACTCCATCTACCTTCTCCTTTCCAGCAATCATCTTTCATTGCACAACACCACAACTTCAACATTCATTCCTCTTTGATTCTCTTCGTATGTGCGAGATAGAACAACACCACCGAACACTAATGCTCCACCTACCAGCCTAGGTTGTTGGAAGCACGGTTGTAACACACATCATCCATCACTACCACCTTGCATCCCTTTCAGTACCAGAGTCATCGCCAGTGCTATGAACATACCGGTCTTCCAAACATTGCATCGTCGTTGCACGTTGTTGTTGGTGTGGCTTCCGGAGGCTCGGGGTGGGAGCATGAGATTGCGAGAGGGAGAGCGAAAGAGAGCTCAGTGAGGGTTGGGTGAGATAAAGGAATGGTAGATTTGGTAAAAATGTGTTTATGGAAGGCTACGTTGGCCGTTTCAATCCCTAAGAGGCTGTGTTCTTTGTCAAACCAAATAATCTGTTTATAATTAATCGAAAATGAAGTAAACTGAAACCAAGAAATCTAATGGTCAAATGTGGACTTTAAAACTCTGAATTCGAATTGTATTGGATTGAGTAAGTTGAATCTGGACTCTATCCAAATCAACCATTGCTCACCCCAAGAGTAAGTGGAAATAAAATGCTAGGGATTTGTGGGTAAACGAGGGAGAGTGTTGAGATTATATCTCTCCTAAAATTACaacttttatttatgataactaataattataataataaaataataagaaaaagaaaaatatttttttataaaataatgtccaggtttttgttttgaattaattttaattaattatattatttttttattaatggactaaatatgtttttgttctttaattttcaatgaaaattataattagtcaCTGAAActttgaattaatttagtccattattattataaccgcatgaatttaatcattttaattgtCATGTTTTTCTTGAGGTTTTAAACACCTTTGTCAACTAACATCGAAGATAATCAAACAACTTATGCAATTATATGAAatgtgtttaaaatattaaataaacttaacaaaatttaattaaaatgactaaatccACATTTCTAAAGTTGATGGACTAAATTAgaccaaaattttaaagatggactaattctaattttcatgaaaagttaaaaaataaaaaatatatttaacccattGTAATCATAAGGACAAATTCTATcacttaatttattaaaacaatttttttaatttcacatcCACCAAATTATTcacaaactttataaattttaccTTCAATATGTTGTTATCATGTCGAAATCTCAAGAACACCACTTTATTCTTCATtctttctcaaattcatccactaaatttttcttaaattattttccaaaaagaaagagaacatAATAATTAAGGAATTATTCTGtcaccaaaattaataaaattattgtccaacatatttttaattagaataataaaagtAGCTAGTTGTAGCTAAAACTTTAGTTAGTGTTAAGTATCAATTTAGATTTTAAACCAACCAATTATAATTTACATACTCAtactttttagtttataaatgatgtctaacttaattaataaataattatgttttgtctctaaatttaattataatttaataatcttCTTgtagtaattatatttattgtatttatttatgttccattcaaatataaaaaattgtatttattaattaaattatttgtataatagAACGAActctaatatcatattaaatattaaatatagtgaaaattgtGTACAAAATTAATctctattaaattaaatatattcataatatattttgtttataataaaagaaatataaacttagtctaaaatatataaaataataatacattaactaaagataaaaaataaataaaaaataaaaataatatatttaaccattATAAACTATATCATAAATGATGGGATATTTCGTGTATAAAAAacctaaaagaaaaataataaaattttatatttcataaattaaagtaaataaaaaaagttaaagaagcAAAATGGGAATACCATATCAATAGCCTTCATCGAAATTCACCTCCACAAGCTGCTCTTATCGTCATCACTTGGAACGTGCTTCTCTTCCACGAAATCCACTCCTCAACTACGATGAAGTCAATCTTCCCAGTTTTCAGGAGCAACCCATTTTCCCTCTCAACAACACCTCTGAAACCCTTAAAGGCTTCCGTCAAACCCCCACCCCCAGATTTTGATTACAGGAGAGAGATCTCGGAGGAGTCCAGAGCCGCCATAGCCGAATCTCACCCCGAGTTGCTGGACTTAGCCGACAATGGGAGCTTGATCTTGGTCCAGAAGAAGAGGTTTGGCCCAGTCCCGTCTTGGAGGACCGAATTCGTGGAGCCTGAATTCATTTGGCTGATAGGAACTTCCCATGTTTCCAAGGATTCGGCTATGGAGGTAGAACGCGTGGTGCGCGCTTTGAGGCCTGATAATGTTGTTGTAGAGCTCTGCAGAAGCAGGTAACTACAACCACTATAGTTATACTCCTGCTTCACTATCTTTCATGGAAATCATTCATCGTGTCTCAACAATTAAGGTATCTCTTGATGGGGAATGGTGTATGTGTGCCTCTGTGGGGCTGTAGTTCCACAGCTTCGGGAACCGTTTCTAGTGGCGAATTAATCatagttttgttttgttgttttctgtagtgttttttaaattttaattacatagTGGCGTATTAGTTATCttataataatgtaattaatttaaacactGTAACAACTTTTAACTGTTATGTTAagattcattattttaaaagacaaaatgTTAACTGTTCGAAAGTTGAAAGATCAAGacacaaaattaataaagatttaaaaatatcatgttCTTAAAATTCTCCATGGATGGAGAAATTATGTTGAAAAATCAGTGTCTACATGTTCATATTTATAAGAATCAAACTCTCTATAGTAATAACACACATAAAGAGTTACTGATGGGAATATCCGTAAAAGATTGACTACATATGAAACAAAGATCAATTTGTAAGAAATTGAGAGTGACGTATGTATTAAGTATAAATCCTCTGAGAGTAGTTGAGGGGTGAGAATCTAACATTGTGATTGATGAATCAGATGTGGAGtaagaaagacaaaaacaagAGGGTGAGTGGAAAATGTATACTACAAtcggaagaagaagagaaacgTGACAACATTACATGTACaaaaaaagaatgataaaattTCGTGTCCAAAGAGAATAtggaatgaaaatgaataataaaaggTCAAGGTCACACATGAATCTGCGAACAGTTTCAAGAGATAACATAAGTATACACTATTACTGTAACTGGACTGATGTAAAACTTAACTCGACAGATATAATATATATCTCATATTTTTCCTTTCCTCTTTCTTATCTTTTTCCAAATTCTAATGCAcagttcttattttttattttccaatttataCTATCCACATTGTTTATTCCACATCTTAACTTCAATTGTTACAGATCTCATTTCCAGAGCTGGGATCATGTATGTTTCCGAGGATGAAGAGCCGAGGAAACAATTGCgttctaacatgttttccttgAGTGGCACTGGTTTCTTTGGAGCTGTTGGTCGTAGCATAAACCTAGGTAACTTCGCAATTgtttatttcttataatatctataaaaataacttatttactATTTATCTAAATATCAGGTGGTCAAACTGCATTAGCATTACGATTACTTTTGGCTGCCTTTTCATCAAAGATTTCTTCGGATATTAATCGCCCTTTTGGTGATGAGGTAGTTTCAAAGTACTATAGAATTCTAGTACTTGGAAATAgaaggtattttaataatatctaTAATGTAGTTCCGTGCTGCTCGAAAGGCTTCCGAGGAAGTTGGAGCACAGATAGTTTTAGGAGATCGACCAATTGAAATAACGGTATGTACATTTTTTCAGATTTTCTATCAGGCACAACTTGCATTAACAAAAAGCTTAGTGAGTACCTTAGTTTATGTTAGTTGAATGCAAAAATTATATCTTCACAATTAGGCTAACTTGATAATTAGTGAAAGACAATTCTTTAATGATACAACTAAGTATTATGTGTATACACTCATCCTCTCCCTCGATTAAACTTTGATGTATTGGTTTCAAACCacgtgaaaaaaaaagtaagagagATTTATATGATGGAGTTTATggttaaaaaatcattttccttGTCTATTATCTGTTTTGCAGCTTCAAAGAGCATGGAAGGCTATGAGATGGAGTGAGAAACTAAGTTTAGTGTTATCGATTTTTCGTGGGATAGcattttcatcaaacatttcTGTAAATAAGCTAAAGGTTAGTTTGTTTGATCAAGATACtacaattttagtttatatgattttttttccacGCTAAATCTCTAGCTTCTATATAATGATTATTAAggaatgcaaaaaaaaaaaagcacgTTGACTTTTGCAGAGAACTAACTATCTTACTgaaataatatttgaagaacAAGAATGTCTATATGATCAATTGTATTGCCTTTGATTTCGGTTTTATAGTTTGTCGAGGGATTCACAGGCATAAGTGGTGAATCGTTTATGCAttcatttcttcaatttaaatgaaaaactGAGTCACTGCTCATGTTATGATTGGGTTGATATATTGAGCAATGATGGTATTGAGCAAGATAATCCGGATTATTTGAAAAACTACAGGAAGCAAATTGGGATGATGATAAATTTCAACTTTATGAGCAGCTGAGTTTTTCATATCCTTCCTTACTGTCACCTCTCATACACGAACGAGATACAGTAAGTGTTTCTTTTTCCTGTTTGACTTGCATAGTTTGAGCATCCTTTGACATGCAAATGCAAGTAAAGAAtggtgtattattttttatgcagTATCTTGCATGGTCATTGAAGAGAAGCAAAGCTGTGAATAACAGTAAAAGGGTTGTGGGTGTGATAGGAAAAGGTCATATGAAGGGTGTAATATATGCGTTGTTATGCGATACAGGAAATTTGAGGTTTAGGGACCTTGTAGGGAAAGATTCTCGTAGTGGTTGGATCAGTGGCATAGTCAAGAGTTTAGTGAGGGATACAATCGTTGGTATCTTCTTATGGGCCTTATATGAATTCATAAATGGAGGAAGATAGACTGTTACTCCCTGCACCTCTCACTTTTCTCCCTACATCttcacatttcaaaaatatctttcttcaatgaattttaaaatctgttgaaactttcaaaaaaaattttaacaaattttaaaatttatttaaaaaaaaaatttcatgtcaaaatccattaaagaaaaattctttcaacgaattttgaaattcattaaaaaattttctaaatacttcaaaatttgttgaagatttaaaaaattattcaacaaatcttaaaatttgttcaagaattttttcttcaacgaattttgaaattcgttgaaataaaaaagaagaggTGTAAGGTTTTTTGAAATACAagaacaattttgaaatttaaaaaaaacgtgGGAATGTAAGAAAAATTATGGGATGATGCATAGAGTAACACTTAAAGAACATAAATCAAGcccaattatatttttcatttttattggaTTATCCAACTTTCAAAAGCAAACCACTTTGGACCActtagaagaaaaaacaaaatttataggTATAAAAAGAATATGGATGTACATCATACCTTTTATGGGTGTATATGCTAAAACAGTTAGTTTATATTATAGatgaaattatttgataaagttattttatttgtgtttgataaggtattttttaaataactttttttgtcCACTCATACTTTTAGAAcagattatttaaaaattttccatttttgtttttattgttacacgtttttttaattattaatttaatattacactcatttattattgttttaattattcaattagttttaataaatatttgtttgtttataaatGATAACTGTTTTAAATTACAgtgaacaataaaatattacttgaaatttaatctatataaaaaatggtttataaCAATAACTAAAACATAGAAAGTTATAAGTATATAAAACATTTAACTAcctaatgttaaaaattattaaataattaattatgtttttatttatcgTTTTGTACTTTTGGTTAGTTTTATCAAAAgcataatttttcaatttttttaagattttttaaacatttaatataagtaaataaactataaatcaTTGCGTAAGTAATTAGTGGATTCTTTATAGAAAGACCAATGGGTCACAGAtcaccaataaaataaaatatgagttcaatttatagaataacattatttcttaaaatattaaaataatgaaaaaagatTTTCAAcacaaaaactttattttattgaatatttaaattttatatttacctttttctaattaaaatataatagttaGAGTTAGATATTCATAGCATTAGAATAAGTACAAAAATCCTCATGcaaaatgttgtttttaattaattctctTTGTATTAAATgtaagaaagtgaaaaaaatcaataaatttgtGAAGCGTGACAAAATCAAAGAGATCACccataatcaataaaaaaaaaacaaacttatacTCTCATTTTAATGATTCTGGTAAGCAGGATAGACggaaacaaaaaattaaataaaatatatgttaacaCAAAATTTGGAAACCTACCACTAGTTACTCGATAATTTCCTTAttgattcttttattaaaaatcaaacttctgaatttaatttttataataattattaaattaagcACATGAACACTCAAATGTcccaattaaattataatttaacttatttgtatattttttttgttaataaatcaTATGGATAGACAAAGTTGACCAATAGACTTTACatagattttataaataaaatggtaagaccaattAGTATATATCGGAGTTAATCTCTCATATCGATGACAAGATCAACCAATACACTTTGGACTAATCCTTAAATCGACTAACAAGATCAACTAACACACCTTTGGGTCAATCCCTACATCGATGAGTAAGATCGGCcgattgaaaaataaatgtcagATTAACATTTAGTCAATGAATCCACCAATAAACCAAATAATGTTGATTAAGGTATGATTCAGTCATAATTAGATGAGTAAAAAGGTGTAAAGGACATAACAACTATTGTAAAATAAAGATATCAAGTATGATTGTCTTACGCACATTCATTACAACTAGGGATGACAAATAAATTCGCGCCAGCAAATATCTGTAACAGGTAGTTAGTATAGCAAGTATTTTAATACCCATTTATAAACGGATTAGGTGtaggtattatactatccgtaccTGCGGATATCCACTatccgcaaaaaataaaaataaaaatttaatttatattttataaagttaaatttaattaaaattaaattaatttatattttataaggttaaatttaattaaaataacattttaatttatattcaatttaatttatattatattttatatatattttgtaattttatttaaattttattttaataatttataaaggtatatatttttaaatatttgcgggtatctGCGGGTAGaactgtcaaaacgggtaatccGGCTCGACCCAGCTCAGCccatcacgggttggtcacttagtgagtcaacccaaccggTCTCACTTATTAGtgagttgaaaaaatttgaacccggctcgatccaccacgggttggtggattAAATGGgttgactcatttaattataattttttttaaaataaaaaaattaaattttttttaattcaaatataaataaacgtCAAACTAAAATGAAGTTAAAGtccaaagataattcaaaataaaaaaatatcatacaatccaagagTAATCCAAAGACATGTACAAAAGCggacaaataagtttttaatattgataatttttgtatcacttgtccatttataatattagagtcttgaatagataaatttatgatacttttctctttgaaacatctttttctttatcaccatctacaatatgATGAAAAAATGccaactaataatattgaaacactaaataataaataattaaattaaattaggtgcgTTGGTGAACCAATCTTGCTTACCACTGGTTCAACCCGGTGAGCTGGGTtctaaatgagtcgggttgaaaactaacccgcataaaaaaattatatttttttcaaacccaacctgGCTCAAACTCGTGATGAGCCAAGTTGGCTCgcgggttacaacccattttgacaacactatcCGCGAGTATCCACAAGAATccgttaattttaaaatatccgcaaatattttttaagaggGTATCCGTACGGGTAACGAGTCGGGTAAcgtgtggatttttttttcgaGTCGAGTTGCGagtaggcactatccgtgcttgacccgacccgttgtcatccctaattaCAACTAGTAATACACTTTTTGTTCAAAACCAATATtgacttaattattaaaatacattttgcAGATATCATCCCAATGATGCACTAGTGGAGAAAGAACATTTAATGTCTGTTATTTTGACCTTTTAACGTCAGCTCCAGAatcg from the Vigna angularis cultivar LongXiaoDou No.4 chromosome 3, ASM1680809v1, whole genome shotgun sequence genome contains:
- the LOC108324754 gene encoding uncharacterized protein LOC108324754 isoform X1 — encoded protein: MKSIFPVFRSNPFSLSTTPLKPLKASVKPPPPDFDYRREISEESRAAIAESHPELLDLADNGSLILVQKKRFGPVPSWRTEFVEPEFIWLIGTSHVSKDSAMEVERVVRALRPDNVVVELCRSRAGIMYVSEDEEPRKQLRSNMFSLSGTGFFGAVGRSINLGGQTALALRLLLAAFSSKISSDINRPFGDEFRAARKASEEVGAQIVLGDRPIEITLQRAWKAMRWSEKLSLVLSIFRGIAFSSNISVNKLKEANWDDDKFQLYEQLSFSYPSLLSPLIHERDTYLAWSLKRSKAVNNSKRVVGVIGKGHMKGVIYALLCDTGNLRFRDLVGKDSRSGWISGIVKSLVRDTIVGIFLWALYEFINGGR
- the LOC108324754 gene encoding uncharacterized protein LOC108324754 isoform X2, whose translation is MYVSEDEEPRKQLRSNMFSLSGTGFFGAVGRSINLGGQTALALRLLLAAFSSKISSDINRPFGDEFRAARKASEEVGAQIVLGDRPIEITLQRAWKAMRWSEKLSLVLSIFRGIAFSSNISVNKLKEANWDDDKFQLYEQLSFSYPSLLSPLIHERDTYLAWSLKRSKAVNNSKRVVGVIGKGHMKGVIYALLCDTGNLRFRDLVGKDSRSGWISGIVKSLVRDTIVGIFLWALYEFINGGR